A genomic segment from Salvelinus alpinus chromosome 8, SLU_Salpinus.1, whole genome shotgun sequence encodes:
- the LOC139582840 gene encoding POU domain, class 3, transcription factor 2-like yields MATAASNHYSVLTTASSAPRQHSESGSMQQAAVYRDAHTLLQNDYTLPGSGHPLSHAHQWITALSHGDGAPWPSSLLGEQDVKPILQSDREELQNSASLQQQQQRHPHLAHQAHHDARAWRTSTASTHIPGMATSDGQSLVYSQSGFGLGGPEQMHHHSLQEEDHHSHSPHLSEHGGGVQSSLSHHQHGGHPENSDEDTPTSDDLEQFAKQFKQRRIKLGFTQADVGLALGTLYGNVFSQTTICRFEALQLSFKNMCKLKPLLNKWLEEADSTSGSPTSLDKIAAQGRKRKKRTSIEVGIKGALESHFLKSPKPGGAEITSIADSLQLEKEVVRVWFCNRRQKEKRMTPIGGQLPGTEDMYGDTPPHHGAQTPVQ; encoded by the coding sequence ATGGCGACCGCAGCGTCCAACCACTACAGTGTCCTGACTACCGCCAGCAGCGCGCCGCGGCAGCACTCGGAGTCCGGGAGCATGCAGCAGGCAGCGGTGTACAGGGACGCGCACACCCTGCTCCAGAACGACTACACTCTACCGGGCAGCGGTCATCCGCTTAGCCACGCTCACCAGTGGATCACGGCTCTGTCGCACGGGGACGGGGCTCCGTGGCCGTCGAGTCTCCTCGGAGAGCAGGACGTGAAGCCCATTCTGCAAAGCGACCGAGAGGAGCTCCAGAATTCCGCCAGTctgcagcaacagcaacagcgaCACCCTCACCTAGCGCACCAGGCACATCACGACGCCAGGGCATGGCGAACAAGCACGGCCTCCACGCACATTCCCGGTATGGCTACATCTGATGGCCAGAGCCTGGTGTACTCCCAGTCTGGGTTCGGCCTGGGAGGACCAGAGCAGATGCACCACCACTCCCTGCAGGAGGAAGACCACCACAGCCACAGCCCACATCTGAGCGAGCATGGAGGCGGGGTACAGTCGTCCCTCTCGCACCACCAGCACGGGGGACACCCGGAAAACTCGGACGAGGACACGCCGACCTCGGACGACCTGGAGCAGTTTGCCAAGCAGTTCAAGCAGCGGCGCATCAAACTGGGCTTTACCCAAGCTGACGTGGGGCTGGCGCTGGGGACCCTTTATGGAAATGTATTTTCTCAAACCACTATCTGCAGATTCGAGGCGCTTCAGCTGAGCTTCAAAAACATGTGTAAACTCAAACCACTGCTTAACAAATGGCTGGAGGAGGCGGATTCCACCTCGGGGAGCCCCACCAGCCTGGATAAGATCGCGGcgcaggggaggaagaggaaaaaGAGGACCTCCATCGAGGTGGGCATAAAGGGGGCTTTGGagagccattttctcaaaagtccCAAACCAGGCGGCGCGGAGATCACCTCCATAGCGGACAGCCTGCAGCTGGAGAAGGAGGTGGTGAGGGTTTGGTTTTGTAACAGGCGGCAGAAGGAGAAGAGGATGACGCCCATTGGAGGACAGTTACCGGGAACGGAGGACATGTATGGGGACACACCACCTCACCACGGCGCTCAAACCCCGGTACAATGA